A DNA window from Ornithobacterium rhinotracheale DSM 15997 contains the following coding sequences:
- a CDS encoding NCS2 family permease has product MLANFFKLKERKTNVKQEFMGGLVTFLTMAYIIFVNPNVLSETGMDKGALISVTCIAAVIGTLVVGFWANVPFAMAPGMGLNAMFTYTLVLTQGATWQQALGVVFLSGVVFIIISVLGLRHKIIDAIPEPLRIAIGSGIGLFIAFIGFKNMGLIVANPATLIGLGGFSPGLVIGLIGFLATILLEIYRVKGSILIGILLSTFLGFIFDPAVGLPDQVVSLPPSIMPVLGKLDVLSILKISFIIPIFSFLFVNLFDSIGTALACSMEAGLVKADGKMPHIKKVLEADAFTTMLSGILGTSSTVTYIESAAGIANGARTGLSSVFTALFFLFAMFFAPIIGIVPAYATAPALILVGIYMVKHLVRIDFSQLYLSVPVFFTLILMPLTYSISSGIAFGFGTYLILCVGTGRFREIHPIMWFIGSLSIFEIVVSLLR; this is encoded by the coding sequence ATGTTAGCCAATTTTTTTAAATTAAAAGAAAGAAAAACAAATGTAAAGCAGGAGTTTATGGGAGGCTTGGTAACTTTTTTAACCATGGCTTACATTATTTTCGTAAACCCGAATGTGCTTTCTGAAACGGGAATGGATAAGGGGGCACTGATTTCGGTAACTTGTATCGCGGCAGTAATCGGAACCCTTGTGGTAGGTTTCTGGGCAAATGTTCCTTTTGCAATGGCACCAGGAATGGGGCTCAACGCAATGTTTACTTATACGCTGGTTTTGACACAGGGCGCGACTTGGCAACAAGCACTTGGAGTGGTGTTTCTTTCTGGGGTAGTTTTCATCATCATCTCGGTATTGGGCTTGCGACATAAAATCATTGATGCTATTCCAGAGCCTTTGCGCATTGCCATTGGTTCGGGAATTGGACTTTTTATCGCATTTATTGGGTTTAAAAACATGGGGCTTATCGTGGCAAATCCTGCAACACTCATCGGATTGGGAGGATTTTCGCCAGGTTTGGTAATTGGACTTATCGGATTTTTAGCCACCATTTTATTAGAAATTTACAGGGTAAAAGGTTCAATCTTGATAGGCATTTTACTTTCAACTTTTTTAGGATTTATATTTGATCCTGCTGTGGGATTGCCAGACCAAGTGGTGAGTTTGCCGCCAAGCATTATGCCTGTTTTAGGAAAACTAGATGTGCTTTCAATCTTAAAAATAAGTTTCATTATTCCTATCTTTTCGTTCTTGTTTGTCAATTTATTTGATTCAATAGGGACGGCACTTGCCTGCTCGATGGAGGCAGGATTGGTGAAAGCAGATGGCAAAATGCCACATATCAAAAAAGTGCTAGAGGCAGATGCCTTTACTACTATGCTGAGTGGTATTTTGGGGACTAGCAGCACCGTGACTTATATCGAATCTGCGGCGGGTATTGCCAACGGGGCGCGTACGGGATTAAGTTCTGTTTTCACTGCGTTGTTTTTCCTTTTTGCGATGTTTTTTGCGCCTATCATTGGGATTGTGCCCGCTTATGCCACGGCACCCGCTTTGATTTTGGTCGGAATTTACATGGTGAAACATTTGGTGAGAATAGATTTTAGTCAATTATATTTATCGGTTCCTGTGTTTTTTACTTTAATTTTAATGCCACTCACATACAGTATCAGTTCAGGGATTGCTTTTGGTTTTGGAACTTATTTAATCCTCTGTGTGGGAACGGGACGATTTAGAGAAATTCACCCGATTATGTGGTTTATCGGTTCGCTTTCGATTTTTGAAATTGTAGTTTCTTTATTGCGCTAA
- the udk gene encoding uridine kinase, whose amino-acid sequence MLVIGIAGGTGCGKTTVVNNILNKLSSEEVIVISQDNYYKDSSHLPFSEREKINFDHPRAIDFDLLVSHIKALKNGEIIEQPVYSFLTHSRTEEVIITHPKLVIIVEGILVLTNPELRDLFDVKIFVHADSDERLVRRIRRDIQERGRDLEEVLTRYQKTLKPMHEQFIEPSKNYADIIIPNEKKQNTVAIDVLSTLILNKLNAQ is encoded by the coding sequence ATGCTTGTTATAGGAATTGCAGGTGGTACGGGTTGCGGAAAAACCACCGTGGTAAACAATATTTTAAACAAATTATCGTCGGAAGAAGTTATTGTAATTTCACAAGACAACTATTACAAAGACAGCAGTCATTTACCTTTTTCTGAACGAGAAAAAATTAATTTCGACCACCCACGAGCCATTGATTTTGATTTGCTGGTGAGCCACATCAAGGCACTCAAAAACGGAGAAATCATCGAGCAGCCTGTGTACTCATTCCTCACTCACTCTCGCACCGAGGAGGTGATCATCACACACCCAAAATTGGTGATTATTGTAGAAGGAATTCTTGTGCTCACTAATCCAGAACTTAGAGATTTATTTGATGTAAAAATATTTGTCCATGCAGACTCAGATGAGCGTCTTGTGCGCAGAATCCGTCGTGATATCCAAGAGCGTGGGCGCGATCTAGAAGAGGTTTTGACTCGTTATCAAAAAACTCTAAAACCTATGCATGAGCAGTTTATAGAACCATCTAAAAACTACGCAGATATCATAATTCCAAACGAGAAAAAACAAAACACCGTGGCAATTGATGTGCTTTCTACTTTGATTTTAAACAAACTAAATGCACAATAA
- the gldD gene encoding gliding motility lipoprotein GldD has product MKSNSIFLILFISLFMSACKQDSMPKPYGDVRLEYEKPVFKKYEPNCPFDFEAEKKTILQPKKENCQFNLYYPNLKATLYLTYEPVKNNLPQLLVDAEKSVYEPHASRAVYINPQIIVRPEAKVYGTLYELGGEAALNYQFHVTDSTQHFLRGAVYFNARPNPDSLAPAVQYMKTNVMHLMESLQWK; this is encoded by the coding sequence ATGAAGAGCAATAGTATTTTTCTTATTCTTTTTATCAGCTTATTCATGAGTGCTTGCAAGCAAGATAGCATGCCCAAGCCTTATGGCGATGTGCGTCTTGAGTATGAAAAGCCTGTATTCAAAAAATACGAGCCAAATTGCCCGTTTGATTTTGAAGCGGAGAAAAAAACAATTCTTCAGCCCAAAAAAGAAAATTGCCAATTTAATCTATACTATCCAAATTTAAAGGCGACACTCTACCTCACTTATGAGCCTGTAAAAAACAATTTACCTCAACTCTTGGTAGATGCAGAAAAATCGGTGTATGAGCCCCACGCCTCGCGAGCGGTGTACATCAATCCACAAATTATCGTTCGCCCAGAGGCCAAAGTCTATGGCACTTTGTATGAACTGGGGGGCGAAGCCGCTTTAAACTACCAATTTCATGTAACCGATAGCACACAGCATTTTTTGCGTGGTGCCGTTTATTTCAACGCGCGCCCCAATCCCGATTCGCTCGCGCCAGCAGTTCAATACATGAAGACCAATGTAATGCACCTTATGGAAAGCTTGCAGTGGAAATAA
- a CDS encoding FtsB family cell division protein, with product MEKDNSSPNKNIGILDFLSKYKYIIVTVAFSVWMLFFDQNSFLMHKELSSEISKLNEDVEYYQKELEAQNEELKQLEHDKNSYEKIAREKYFMKKSNEDIFIIELKDSIQPEEN from the coding sequence ATGGAAAAAGATAATTCTTCGCCTAATAAAAACATTGGGATTCTAGATTTTTTATCCAAATATAAATATATAATCGTAACGGTAGCGTTCAGCGTGTGGATGTTGTTTTTTGACCAAAACTCGTTTTTGATGCACAAAGAACTCAGCAGCGAAATCAGCAAATTGAACGAAGATGTTGAATACTACCAAAAAGAATTAGAAGCTCAAAACGAAGAACTTAAACAGCTAGAACACGACAAAAATTCGTACGAGAAAATTGCTCGTGAAAAATATTTCATGAAGAAAAGCAACGAAGATATATTTATCATTGAGCTAAAAGACAGCATTCAGCCCGAAGAAAATTAG
- a CDS encoding TonB-dependent receptor plug domain-containing protein: protein MKTITTSLMLLSTMSGVLAQKPTTDSINNKFNIDPIVVSGTLRPVTKTQSPVPVEVYTKAFFQQNPSPNLFEALGNINGIRPQVNCNVCNTGDIHINGLEGPNTMVLIDGMPIVSGLSTVYGLSGIPEDLIERVEVVKGPASTLYGSEAVGGLINIITKNPLTAPKFSVNAFASSWQEYNVDLATKFNTGEKVSSLVGLNYFNYSNPIDKNNDNFTDLTLQNRVSVFNKWSVNRPENRKFTFAGRYVYEDRWGGEMDWNKSYRGTDIKYGESIYTSRWEAFGTYQLPTTEKIFLDISLNHHHQDSYYGTDKFLADQNIYFGQLTWHKNIGIHNLLFGAAYRYTYYDDNTPATMQDYAHAKETHLPGAFVQDEIHFNPQNVLLAGLRYDYNSAHGNIFSPRINYKWNSADKNTILRLSAGNGYRVVNVFTEDHAALTGAREVIFKDHLKPETSWNGNVNLVQNFYTDAGNFFNLDFSAFYTYFNNKIVADYDENPNQIVYDNLKDHAISKGLSLSFNAYTKLGLKLNLGATLQDVYSVENNEKIQQEFTEHFSGSWGIGYEFKKAKLKIDYTGNLRSPMKLPLLSETDPRPEKSPWYSIQNIQISKSFNNGLEVYGGVKNLLDFTPYKHAPFVIARANDPFDKGVEFNSENEAIPTPSNPYGLTFDPSYVYATNQGIRAFLGVRFNLK from the coding sequence ATGAAAACAATCACTACTAGTTTAATGCTACTATCGACAATGTCGGGAGTTTTAGCGCAAAAACCCACCACAGATTCCATTAATAATAAATTTAATATCGATCCCATAGTAGTTTCGGGAACGCTTCGCCCTGTAACCAAAACGCAAAGTCCTGTTCCTGTGGAAGTGTACACCAAAGCCTTTTTTCAGCAAAACCCAAGTCCCAATTTATTTGAAGCCTTAGGAAACATCAACGGGATTCGCCCGCAGGTAAATTGCAATGTTTGCAACACGGGCGATATCCACATCAATGGGCTAGAAGGTCCCAATACCATGGTTCTCATCGACGGAATGCCCATCGTGAGCGGACTAAGCACCGTGTATGGACTAAGCGGGATTCCAGAGGATTTGATTGAGCGTGTAGAAGTGGTAAAAGGTCCTGCCTCTACTCTTTACGGATCCGAAGCGGTGGGCGGATTGATTAACATTATTACTAAAAATCCCTTGACGGCACCTAAATTTTCTGTAAACGCCTTCGCCTCTTCGTGGCAAGAATACAATGTAGATTTGGCAACGAAGTTTAACACAGGAGAAAAGGTTTCTTCTCTCGTGGGGCTTAATTACTTTAATTATAGCAATCCGATTGATAAGAATAATGATAATTTCACGGATTTAACTTTACAAAATCGCGTTTCGGTGTTTAATAAATGGAGCGTGAACCGCCCTGAAAACCGAAAATTCACTTTTGCGGGACGATATGTGTACGAAGATCGCTGGGGCGGCGAAATGGACTGGAACAAATCCTACCGTGGCACCGACATTAAATACGGCGAAAGCATTTACACCAGCCGCTGGGAAGCTTTTGGGACTTACCAATTGCCCACTACCGAAAAGATTTTCCTAGACATTAGCTTAAACCACCATCACCAAGACAGCTACTACGGCACAGATAAATTCTTAGCCGATCAAAACATTTATTTCGGACAATTGACTTGGCACAAAAACATCGGAATTCATAATTTATTATTTGGTGCAGCTTATCGCTACACTTATTATGACGACAACACGCCTGCGACCATGCAGGATTATGCACACGCCAAAGAAACGCATTTGCCAGGCGCATTTGTGCAAGATGAAATTCATTTCAATCCCCAAAATGTATTGCTTGCAGGATTGAGATATGATTACAATTCGGCTCACGGAAATATTTTTTCGCCAAGAATTAATTACAAATGGAACTCTGCCGACAAAAACACGATTTTACGCCTAAGTGCAGGCAATGGATACCGCGTGGTAAATGTATTTACCGAAGACCATGCGGCACTCACAGGAGCACGCGAAGTGATTTTTAAAGATCATTTAAAACCAGAAACTTCTTGGAACGGAAATGTGAATTTAGTTCAAAATTTTTATACAGATGCGGGCAATTTCTTTAATCTAGACTTTAGTGCATTTTACACCTATTTCAACAATAAAATCGTTGCCGATTACGACGAAAATCCCAACCAAATCGTGTATGATAATTTAAAAGACCATGCCATTTCTAAAGGGCTTTCACTAAGTTTTAATGCCTATACCAAGCTGGGCTTAAAATTAAATCTAGGAGCCACTTTGCAAGATGTGTATTCGGTGGAAAATAACGAAAAAATTCAGCAAGAATTTACCGAACATTTTTCGGGCTCATGGGGAATTGGTTATGAATTTAAAAAAGCTAAATTAAAAATTGATTACACAGGAAATTTGCGCAGCCCTATGAAATTGCCTCTCCTGAGCGAAACCGATCCAAGACCCGAGAAATCGCCTTGGTATTCGATACAAAACATACAAATCAGCAAAAGCTTTAACAACGGATTGGAGGTGTATGGCGGTGTGAAAAACTTGCTAGATTTCACGCCATACAAGCATGCCCCATTTGTGATTGCTCGCGCGAACGACCCGTTTGACAAAGGAGTAGAATTTAATTCTGAAAACGAAGCAATTCCTACGCCTAGCAATCCCTACGGGCTCACATTCGACCCGTCGTATGTTTACGCTACCAATCAAGGAATTAGAGCCTTCTTGGGCGTGAGATTCAATCTTAAATAA
- the gldE gene encoding gliding motility-associated protein GldE, translating to MLETEPPSLFINAIFAFSSYEFGELFLLLILLFLSALLSGSEVAFFSIKKKDLVQAKEEGKDVSSVENLLKDKQKLLADILIGNNFINIGIVLLSAMISEVFVHPYLGDLTFMGISFRVLFDVVIITFLLLLFGEIIPKIYSNQASLKFGTFTAPLIRFFDIIAKPISIPLLWLSSLIEKNLKNEHKISVDQLSQALEMTSEDEMTTNEEQRILEGIVNFGNTETREVMTPRVDMFSMRLENNFQEVLQKISQKGFSRVPVYEDDIDEIKGLLYAKDLLPYLDEEDFDWHTVLRKPYFVPENKKLDDLLSDFQEKKIHIAIVVDEYGGTSGIVSMEDVLEEVVGDISDEFDDENIFYSKLDKDNYLFEGKTSLKDFMRIMEIDDDTFDDVKGEAETLAGLILEINEETPNRRQKIHYKNFVFTIESIDKRRIKRIKVTRTPLPEEETNEEQ from the coding sequence ATGTTGGAAACAGAACCTCCCAGTTTATTTATAAACGCTATTTTCGCCTTTTCTAGTTATGAATTTGGCGAATTGTTTTTGCTTCTAATTTTACTTTTCCTTTCCGCGCTGTTGTCTGGCTCGGAAGTGGCTTTCTTTTCGATTAAAAAGAAGGATTTGGTGCAAGCCAAAGAAGAAGGAAAAGATGTATCTTCTGTCGAAAATTTGCTTAAAGACAAACAAAAACTTTTGGCAGATATCCTCATCGGGAATAATTTTATAAACATCGGGATTGTATTGCTTTCGGCTATGATTTCCGAAGTTTTTGTGCACCCATACTTGGGCGATTTAACATTTATGGGCATTAGTTTCAGAGTATTGTTTGATGTAGTGATTATCACTTTCTTGCTTTTACTTTTTGGCGAAATTATCCCTAAAATTTATTCCAATCAAGCATCTTTAAAATTCGGCACTTTCACCGCACCTTTGATTCGTTTTTTTGATATCATTGCCAAGCCTATTTCAATTCCGTTGTTATGGCTTAGCTCCTTGATTGAAAAGAATTTAAAAAACGAACATAAAATCTCGGTGGATCAGCTCTCGCAAGCTCTCGAAATGACTTCGGAAGATGAAATGACTACGAACGAAGAACAACGCATTCTTGAAGGTATCGTAAATTTTGGAAATACCGAAACCCGAGAAGTGATGACACCTCGCGTGGATATGTTTTCGATGCGATTGGAAAATAATTTTCAAGAAGTTTTACAAAAAATATCGCAAAAAGGATTTTCCCGCGTTCCTGTGTATGAGGACGATATCGACGAAATCAAAGGGCTTCTGTATGCCAAGGATTTATTGCCGTATCTTGACGAAGAAGATTTTGATTGGCACACCGTTTTGCGCAAGCCATACTTTGTGCCAGAAAACAAGAAATTAGACGATTTATTATCTGATTTCCAAGAGAAAAAAATCCATATTGCTATTGTGGTAGATGAATACGGCGGAACTTCTGGAATCGTGAGTATGGAAGATGTCTTGGAGGAAGTGGTAGGAGATATTTCAGACGAGTTTGATGATGAAAATATCTTTTATTCTAAATTAGATAAAGATAATTATTTGTTTGAAGGAAAAACCTCGCTCAAGGATTTCATGCGAATCATGGAAATCGACGACGACACCTTTGATGATGTGAAAGGCGAAGCAGAAACCTTGGCAGGACTGATTCTTGAAATTAATGAAGAAACGCCTAATCGCCGACAAAAAATTCATTATAAAAACTTTGTTTTCACCATTGAATCCATCGACAAAAGAAGAATTAAGCGTATAAAAGTTACCAGAACGCCATTACCTGAAGAAGAAACAAATGAAGAGCAATAG
- a CDS encoding single-stranded DNA-binding protein, giving the protein MSGSVNKVILVGNLGDNVKLHYFDENNCIGRFPLATNEVFVRKDTGERVTQTEWHQVVARNKVAQLCEKHLSKGDSVYVEGKLKTRKWDDNGTTRYTTEVQATTIQFLTKNVSTSEHSEEI; this is encoded by the coding sequence ATGAGTGGTTCGGTAAACAAAGTAATCCTTGTGGGAAATTTGGGAGATAATGTGAAACTACACTATTTTGATGAGAATAATTGTATAGGGAGATTCCCACTTGCGACCAACGAAGTTTTTGTGCGAAAAGATACAGGAGAGCGAGTTACCCAAACCGAGTGGCACCAAGTGGTGGCACGCAATAAAGTGGCACAACTTTGCGAAAAGCATTTGAGCAAAGGCGACTCTGTATATGTGGAAGGAAAATTGAAAACCCGCAAATGGGACGACAACGGAACTACACGCTACACTACTGAGGTACAAGCTACTACCATTCAGTTTTTGACTAAAAATGTAAGCACCTCGGAACATTCCGAAGAAATTTAA
- a CDS encoding outer membrane beta-barrel protein, whose amino-acid sequence MKKLFFALATLCVASVYGQTNEGNWVLNARTSLNFNQVTRKLDNGLNTLNNHRISNTNLEISGGYFIANNFALGTTFEYARTMTEESNGDELTNSRLAFVPSALAYINLGNLNFKPFLSAGLGYGRSNTKYVNHTGNDSEQKQENGGLLWVLGGGVSYFVSQNLSVSFDYRYTCFGYKVQDVKVREKGPGLGLGIGLHF is encoded by the coding sequence ATGAAAAAATTATTTTTTGCCTTAGCAACTTTATGTGTTGCATCGGTTTATGGACAAACCAACGAGGGAAATTGGGTGCTTAATGCCAGAACAAGTTTAAATTTTAATCAAGTAACGAGAAAATTGGACAATGGACTCAATACTTTGAATAATCACCGCATTTCTAATACCAATTTGGAGATAAGTGGAGGCTATTTTATAGCTAATAATTTTGCGCTGGGTACCACTTTTGAGTATGCTAGAACAATGACAGAGGAAAGCAATGGCGATGAGCTCACTAATTCGCGCTTGGCTTTTGTGCCTTCAGCATTGGCTTACATCAATCTCGGAAATTTGAATTTTAAACCATTTTTGTCTGCTGGATTGGGATATGGTAGAAGTAATACTAAATATGTAAACCATACAGGTAATGACAGTGAGCAAAAGCAAGAAAATGGCGGATTGCTTTGGGTACTTGGTGGGGGCGTTTCTTATTTCGTTTCGCAAAACCTGTCGGTTTCGTTTGATTACAGGTACACTTGCTTTGGCTACAAAGTGCAAGATGTGAAAGTAAGAGAAAAAGGACCAGGCTTAGGATTGGGCATAGGTCTTCATTTTTAA
- a CDS encoding DUF5020 family protein: MDRKILLLFLVIMGIKANAQELQLHYDFGKDRDYLTGTFEIFKPDRLGSTFMFTDIDFNRPDGASLVYFEIARKFNIKNKAIDGLNFHIEYNDGFLISKGESPVGIPIKPSALTGIGFPVKIGNFTLHTSYLYKWIKDSNGLDGQFTAVWFQNFAQNKITFRGFLDVWSSPLTPDKDLKYAIFITEPQLLYNLNEHFSVGTEIEISKNFVPSRDFRVNPTVMVRWVL, translated from the coding sequence ATGGATAGAAAGATTTTACTTTTATTCCTTGTTATCATGGGAATCAAGGCAAATGCGCAGGAGTTGCAGCTGCATTACGACTTTGGGAAAGACCGTGATTATCTCACGGGAACTTTCGAGATCTTTAAACCCGATCGTCTAGGGAGCACATTTATGTTTACCGATATAGACTTTAACCGACCCGACGGCGCATCGCTTGTCTATTTTGAGATTGCACGAAAATTTAATATTAAAAATAAAGCCATCGATGGACTCAACTTTCATATAGAGTACAACGATGGTTTTTTAATATCCAAAGGAGAGAGCCCGGTGGGCATTCCGATAAAGCCGTCGGCACTCACAGGGATTGGCTTTCCTGTGAAAATCGGAAATTTCACACTTCATACTTCCTATTTGTATAAATGGATTAAGGATTCCAATGGGCTAGATGGGCAATTTACTGCCGTGTGGTTTCAGAATTTTGCCCAAAACAAAATCACTTTTCGAGGTTTTCTAGATGTGTGGAGCTCACCGCTCACGCCAGATAAGGATTTAAAATATGCTATTTTCATTACCGAACCGCAATTGCTATACAACCTAAACGAGCATTTTTCGGTGGGAACAGAAATTGAGATTAGTAAGAATTTTGTGCCAAGTAGAGATTTTCGTGTAAATCCTACTGTGATGGTGCGTTGGGTGCTTTAA
- a CDS encoding class I SAM-dependent methyltransferase, which yields MNFLKAILRPDVQTWLKEHAKSNPYGLALKKSPFADVSMPQLVQQIAGKQLLAKKIPFLNDFPDIVYPPKINIEQCSSWATAQYKAHIVKAKKIADLTGGFGIDCMAFAQNAEKVIHIEQNEDLQIISKHNFEALGLKNISSFAQDGLAFIADSKEDLDLIYADPSRRDENKNKVFKLEDLRPTPQEILQVCQNQNTQILLKLSPILDLTETCKTLNNIAEIHIVSLKNELKEILLLVSPRKKMAKPKIVCVNLETNQPKYEFSGLEDDENIRFSAPEKFIYKPNASLMKSGAFNRLGNNWGLKKLEPNTQLYTSETLIKDFPGEVFTNISPIENPKKALRNKSIRLIRRNFPADLNKIKKQYKCKSDGTDVVIFTRSVAGTHILSAEEV from the coding sequence ATGAATTTCCTTAAAGCAATTTTGCGCCCCGATGTCCAAACTTGGCTAAAGGAACATGCCAAAAGCAATCCGTATGGTTTGGCATTAAAAAAGTCTCCTTTTGCCGATGTTTCCATGCCACAGCTTGTGCAGCAAATTGCGGGTAAACAGCTTTTAGCCAAAAAAATTCCATTTTTAAACGATTTTCCAGACATCGTTTATCCGCCCAAAATCAATATAGAGCAATGCTCCTCTTGGGCAACCGCACAGTACAAAGCTCACATTGTAAAAGCCAAAAAAATCGCCGATCTCACAGGCGGATTTGGGATTGATTGCATGGCATTTGCCCAAAATGCCGAAAAAGTAATTCACATTGAGCAAAACGAAGATTTACAAATCATCTCAAAACATAATTTTGAGGCTTTAGGGCTAAAAAATATTTCTTCTTTTGCCCAAGATGGCTTAGCTTTCATTGCTGATTCTAAAGAAGATTTAGATTTAATCTATGCCGACCCTTCGCGCCGAGATGAAAACAAAAACAAGGTTTTTAAATTAGAAGACCTGAGACCTACTCCACAAGAAATTTTGCAAGTGTGCCAAAATCAAAATACGCAGATTTTGCTCAAATTAAGCCCTATACTTGATTTAACCGAGACTTGCAAAACGCTAAACAATATTGCTGAAATCCATATTGTTTCTTTAAAAAATGAATTAAAAGAAATTTTATTGCTCGTTTCGCCACGGAAAAAAATGGCTAAGCCCAAAATAGTGTGCGTGAATTTAGAAACCAATCAGCCCAAATATGAATTTTCTGGTTTGGAAGACGATGAAAACATTCGATTTTCCGCACCTGAAAAATTTATCTATAAACCGAATGCTAGTTTGATGAAAAGCGGTGCTTTCAACCGATTGGGAAATAATTGGGGACTTAAAAAATTAGAGCCTAACACGCAACTCTACACCAGCGAAACACTTATTAAAGATTTCCCTGGAGAGGTTTTTACTAACATTTCTCCTATCGAGAACCCGAAAAAAGCTTTAAGAAATAAATCTATTCGATTAATTCGCCGAAATTTTCCTGCGGATTTAAACAAGATTAAAAAACAGTATAAATGCAAAAGCGACGGAACCGATGTTGTGATTTTCACCCGTTCCGTCGCTGGCACTCATATTTTAAGTGCAGAAGAAGTTTAA
- a CDS encoding uracil-xanthine permease family protein: MKTLLVGIQFMFVAFGATILVPILVTTGVESELAAKGITDFPDTYKSFTPAVALFTAGIATLIFHLITKGKVPVFLGSSFSFIAPIPIAIVAYGYEGALSGLASVGILYLIFGFLVKQFGVGFIQKIFPSVVVGPVIMVIGLSLAPVAIQNASNNWLIALVTLITAIVTVMYGRGMLKLIPIFTALVVGYVVSYFAGIVEVENIQNAEWFSAPTLVFPSFSWRAVLYIAPVAIAPIVEHIGNIYAIGKVAHKDFIKDPGLHRTMIGDGVGSFVASCLGGPPNTTYAEVTGAIQLTKVTDPMVLRISAITAIVVSFIGVLTALLTSIPTPVLGGIMILLFGMIASIGINTLIHDKVDFNNTKNQIIASVILVVGIGGADINFGAFQMSGIGLCSLVGVILNLILPENFSLKK, translated from the coding sequence ATCAAAACATTATTAGTCGGAATTCAATTTATGTTTGTGGCGTTTGGAGCCACGATTTTGGTGCCGATTTTAGTTACCACGGGCGTGGAATCTGAATTGGCAGCCAAAGGAATAACAGATTTTCCAGATACATACAAAAGTTTTACGCCTGCCGTGGCTTTATTCACCGCGGGGATTGCAACTTTAATCTTTCATTTAATTACGAAAGGAAAAGTGCCCGTATTCTTAGGGAGCAGCTTCTCGTTTATTGCACCTATTCCGATCGCGATAGTGGCTTATGGCTACGAGGGAGCGTTGAGCGGATTGGCTTCTGTCGGGATTTTGTATTTAATCTTTGGCTTTTTGGTCAAGCAATTTGGGGTTGGATTTATTCAAAAAATATTTCCTTCGGTGGTTGTAGGTCCTGTGATTATGGTAATTGGGTTGTCTTTGGCTCCCGTTGCTATTCAAAACGCGTCCAACAACTGGCTGATTGCTTTAGTTACGCTGATTACAGCGATTGTTACTGTGATGTATGGTCGAGGTATGCTTAAATTAATCCCGATTTTCACCGCTTTGGTGGTAGGCTATGTCGTGTCTTATTTTGCAGGAATTGTAGAAGTAGAAAATATTCAAAATGCTGAATGGTTCAGTGCGCCGACATTGGTGTTCCCATCGTTTAGTTGGAGAGCGGTGTTGTATATTGCACCTGTGGCGATTGCACCGATCGTGGAGCACATTGGGAATATTTATGCCATTGGGAAAGTAGCGCACAAAGATTTTATCAAAGATCCAGGTTTGCACCGAACCATGATAGGCGATGGTGTTGGGAGTTTTGTGGCATCGTGCTTGGGTGGTCCACCGAATACCACTTATGCTGAGGTGACGGGAGCGATTCAGCTTACGAAAGTTACCGACCCTATGGTGTTGAGGATTTCGGCAATTACGGCGATCGTGGTATCGTTCATAGGCGTGCTTACGGCACTTTTGACTTCTATTCCTACGCCCGTTTTAGGTGGAATTATGATTCTACTTTTTGGAATGATAGCCTCCATAGGAATCAATACTTTGATTCACGATAAAGTGGATTTCAACAATACCAAAAATCAAATTATAGCTTCTGTGATTCTTGTTGTAGGAATCGGTGGAGCAGACATCAATTTTGGTGCGTTTCAGATGTCGGGAATTGGGCTGTGTAGTTTGGTCGGTGTGATTTTGAATTTAATTTTACCTGAAAATTTTAGTTTGAAAAAATAG